The genome window TTCGCCATATAGTTACAAGCTCCATCTTTCATCGCCTGAACCGCATCATCAATGGTGCCGTACGCCGTCATGATCAATACCGGCAGATTGGGATAGCTCGATTTAATGCTTTTCAATAAACTAAGCCCGGACATACCGCCCATCTGAACATCGCTAACCACTAAATCAACTAATTGATTTTTTAATAGCAATAAAGCCGATTCACCAGATTCAGCTTCAACGCATTGATAACCCGCTAATTTCAACGTATCGATTAAGGCTTCACGTAAGCCTGCATCATCTTCAACCACTAAGATTTTACTTTGACTCATCAGTATGCTCCTGTGATGGTTTAACTTCAGTTGACGGTTTTTCGCTCATAAGCAGCGGCAATTTGATACAAAAATGTGCGCCTTCATGCGCTTTACTCAACAAATAAACATCACCTTGATGTGCTTGTGCAACCGACTTAACAACAGCAAGACCTAAACCTGTGCCTTGTACCCGAGAGGTATAAAATGGTTCAAAAATTTTTGCTGCCAGCTCATTACTGATCCCTGGCCCATTGTCTTTCACACTGACATAGGCGAAGTTATCACGGCAATATGCGGAAATATCGATGACCGCACCTGTCTTTATCACTTGCAAACTGTTGTGAATTAAATTTTGGATTGCTCCAGTGAGCGCATTTTGATTACCCAGCACATGACAATCATCCGGGCACGTTTGAATATTAATTTTTGCATCCGCTTGCGCCGCTAACGCTTCCAAACCATCAGTTGATGACTGGACAATTTCATTCACGGATAGAGGGGAAACCACTTGCTGCTTACCGCTTTTAGCAAATAACAGCATGTCGTTGACTTGCTGCTCTAGATCATGAAGGCGTGACATCAGTTTCTCCTGAAAATTATCACGCTCCTGTGACTGCAACTTTTTACTTTTTAAGTTCGCACCATAAAGCATGGCTGCTGAGAGCGGTGTACGAATTTGATGTGCTAATTTACTCACCATTTGTCCTAACGATGACAAACGTTGTAATTGGCTTAACTTATCTTGCAATAATCGGGTTTCGGTAAGATCTGTGATCATAATAAGCTGCCCTGGCTGATCAACTAATGCGCTGATTTCCAGCTTCACTCTTCGACCATCATTTAGGGAAACTTCGTGCCAGTCATCTGCCCGTGGCTTAAACGAGCGACGGATCACGTCATACCAAGGCTGACCCAAAATCGGTTCATTAAGTAACTGGCTGGCTATTTTATTGATTTTAACAACCACACCATCACCGTCGAGCATTATCATACCCGTTGGCATCACATCGATAAGCTTTTCTAACTGGTTTGATTGCTGACGAAGTAGTGCCAACTCACCCTGATAAGATTCTTGTTCGAGTACCAGACGATTGTCCCGGTATGACTGTTCAATAAACTCAAAAGTTGCCTGGCGAAATAGGTGACTATTTTCGCCTGCTGATTTGGAACTTTCTGTTGATTGATTAGAATAGGCAACAACCATAATGCTTTACTCGATTACTAATAACAATCTAGTTAAAGCAGCTTTTATGCCAATAGTATTTTTATATAAATTACAAAGCGTTAAATGTATAAAGTATGTTGTCAATAAATTGTCTTTATTGACTTTTTATCAAAACTTAACAATTAACTTACGCTATTTTTACCATTCATCAGACGAGGTTAATCCGACTTTTGCATATTATATTTACGCATTTTTTCAACCAGTGTTGTACGGCGCATACCAAGTAATTCAGCTGAACGCGCCACGACCCAGTCATTCTTTTCCAGTGCCTGAGTGATCAAAGACACTTCCAGATCTGCCAGATATTCTTTTAAATTGAGTCCTTGCTCTGGCAATTTATCGACCTGATTTGCCTGCTGCTCTTCACTGTTTTTATCATCTGCGAATGAGTCATCTTCTTCATAGTCATAGTCAAATCCAGCGAACAACTCATTAATAGCTTCCCGCTCTTGCAACTCTTCTGGGTATTCCGGTGTATACTCTTCAACATCAATATGCCGATATTTACGTGGCAATTCGCTAACATTGACCACCTGTTCACCGTACATAATGATCATTCGTTCAATAAGGTTTGATAACTCGCGGACATTCCCAGACCAAGGGTGCTCCTGCAACGAGGCAATTGCCTGCTCGGTAAAACGAACAGAATGTCCCTGATCATGTTCAAAGCGTGAAATCAGCTCCTGTAATAATAACGGAATATCGTCTTTTCGCTCGCGAAGAGCTGGCGTTTCAATCGGAAAGACATTTAACCGATAATATAAATCTTCACGAAAGCCACCCTCTTTGATCATCTCTTCCAAGTTCTGGTGAGTCGCGGCAATCACGCGGACATCAGCCTTAATACTCTTAGCTCCACCAATTCGTTCAAAAGTGCGCTCTTGCAATACTCGTAGTAACTTAACTTGCATTGGCTGCGGCATATCACCGATTTCATCGAGAAATAAAGTCCCGCCTTCTGCTAATTCAAAACGCCCTTTGCGAGTAGAAATAGCACCGGTAAATGCGCCTTTTTCATGGCCAAATAATTCACTTTCCAATAAATCTGGTGGTATTGCGCCACAATTGACTGGTACAAACGGTGCCTTACTGCGGTTTGATAGATTATGAATATTACGAGCGACAACTTCTTTACCCGTACCTGATTCGCCTAGGATTAAGACATTGGCATTCGTTGATGCTACTTGCTCAATTAAAAACCGTACGTGCTGCATCGGTTCACTACTGCCCACTAGTGAACGAAATAATACTTTATTACTGGCATGGCCGCCTTTTTTATGCGGCAACTTATTATGGTATTGATGGCAATGATGCACTATTTCTGTTAATTGCGCGTAGTTGAGCGGCGTCGAGATCTCACCAATCACATTGATATAATCTTCAACAGCATTTTTATCAAATACATCATGTAAAATAAAAGGACAAGCCGGGTTAGCTTTCACTAAACGCACTAAATGTTCGGACAGCTGGCCACAAATAATAACAGTCAGCGTATTGCTGTATTTTTGAAACGTCTCATCAATTTCATCTTCTGCGCAAGTATAAAAATGCTCACCAATAAAAGATAATACCGTTTCCATTTGCTGACGCCTGGCAACGTCATTATCAACTACAAGAATATGTTTTTGGCCATGCATAATTCTTTGATAAACCTATAAGTTCTTCAGATACTATCTTTGATTGTATCTGGGAACAGGAATTTATCAACAAATTTTTGACGCTTACTGTCATATGTTTGACAGTAAAAACCAAACTAACCATTATCATTCACCTAAAAAGTTAAAAACTGCTTATTGATTGAGCCAAATAAGTCAATTAAATAACAATAATTTACATAGTTTAGTATCTTTCTATATACTTGATTTAAATAGATTGGTTTAAAAACAAATTAACTGGAACAGCTTTTGCTTTTCTAATTATCAAACACTAGCCGATGAGAATAGTACTATGGCATCTATGTTCGACAATAAAAGTATCCTTATTACAGGTGGTACTGGTTCATTTGGTAAAAAATATGTCGAAACACTACTAAATACCTGTAGTCCCCGAAAAATCATCATTTATTCTCGAGATGAACTTAAACAGTTTGAAATGCAGCAGGTCTATAACGCACCTTGTATGCGCTATTTTATCGGTGATGTTCGTGATAAAGAGCGCTTAAATAGGGCGATGAGAGGAGTGGACTTTATTATCCATGCTGCCGCCATGAAACAAGTACCAGCGGCAGAATACAATCCCATGGAGTGTGTAAAAACGAATATTAATGGCGCAGAAAATGTCATTGATGCTGCTTTAAATAATAATGTTGAAAAAGTTATCGCTCTTTCTACCGACAAAGCGGCGAACCCGGTAAATTTATATGGAGCAACAAAATTAGCATCAGACAAAATTTTTGTCGCCGCAAATAATATTTCTGGTGGGCATCGTACTAAATTTTCCGTAGTTCGCTATGGAAATGTTGTCGGCTCTAGAGGTTCTGTATTGCCATTCTTTGAGAAGCTAATAACAGAAAACACTGATCATTTACCTATTACGCATCAGGAAATGACTCGATTCTGGATAAGTTTACAACAAGGGGTTGATTTTGTTTTAAAGAACTTCGAACGTATGTTTGGTGGTGAGATTTTTGTCCCTAAAATTCCATCAATCAATATTGTAGATTTGGCAAAAGCCATTGCCCCTAATTTACCACATAAAATTATTGGTATTAGACCCGGTGAAAAATTACATGAAGTAATGTGCCCTGCAGATGATTCGTACCATACATACGAATATGAAGATCATTTTGTTATTGCCCCAACCATTATATTTTCCAGCCGAAGTAATGACTTTACTGTTAATGCAATAAATGAAAAGGGTAAACCCGTTGTTCACGGTTTTGAATACAACTCTAAATCAAATAACCATTACCTCTCTATAGATGAAATTAAAGCATTTAACCAAGAGGCTTGTTTGTAAGCAATGAATAAGGTTATTCCTTATGGTAGACAAAATATTTCGAGTGACGATATTGAAGCTGTCATCGAAGTACTACATTCAGATTATCTCACTCAGGGTCCGCTAGTACCTAAATTCGAACAAAAAGTAGCGCAATATTGCCAGGCTAGTATGGCTGTAGCTGTAAACAGTGCAACATCAGCACTGCATATAGCGTGCTTAGCACTTGGTGTAAAGGCTGAAGATAACGTTTGGACTTCACCAATCTCTTTTGTAGCCTCTGCCAATTGCGCACTGTATTGTGGAGCAAACATAGACTTTGTAGATATCGATGTTAACACGGGTAATATGTCGATAACGGCTCTCGCCAAAAAATTAGCAATTGCGAAGTTAAATAACTGTTTACCGAAAGTGGTGATACCCGTCCATTTAGCTGGACAATCTTGCGATATGCAAGCTATCGCTGAACTCGCTAAACAGTATGATTTTGCCATAATCGAAGATGCATCACATGCTATTGGTGCAAAATATCAAAACCTTCCAGTTGGCAATTGCTTATACAGTGATATTTGCGTCTTTAGCTTTCATCCAGTAAAAATTGTTACCAGCGCAGAAGGAGGTATGGCACTCACTAATCAGCCCAAACTAGCAAAACACTTACGACAATATCGAAGTCATGGCATAGTAACTGAGCCTAGCCTGTTTACCGAGCCAAGTCATGGCCCTTGGTACTATCAACAACAAACGCTTGGCTTTAACTATAGAATGACTGAGTTGCAGGCGGCATTAGGAATTAGTCAATTAAATCGTTTAGATGATTTTGTTGCAAAACGAAATGAATTAGCAAAAACATATGACCAAGCTTTCTCAAAAACAGTTTTAGATAGCTTGTATCAGAATATAGAGACTTACTCTTCATATCATTTATATGTTATACAACTCCCTTATAATTGTGCCAATATACATAAGAAAATTTTTACTTCATTAAGGGAAAAAGGCATATTTTCACAAGTACATTATATCCCTATTCATATGCAACCTTATTATCAACAACTAGGCTTTTCTTTTGGTGATTTCCCAAATGCAGAGCAATATTACCTAAATTCAATTTCAATACCGCTTTACCCTGATTTGACCTCTCAAGAACAGCAATATGTTATCGATACCTTACTAGCCTTACTAGAGAATTAGTATGCAATTAGCCCTAGGAACTGCACAGTTTGGTCTAGATTACGGGATTTCAAATCAACAAGGCAAAGTAGAGCAATCAGCAGTAAAAGCAATTTTAGCGTATGCTCTACAACAAGGTATTCACACGCTAGATACAGCGATAGCTTATGGCAATAGTGAGCATGTACTTGGCAAAAACATTCAACATCCTGAATACTTTAATATAATTAGTAAGTTATCTGTTACTGACCTAACTGATAAAGAACTCACAGACCAAGTCAAGCAGAGCTGTCAGCGACTAAACAGCCCTTCATTATACGGCTTACTCCTACACAATGCAGATGAACTAACAGGCAAAGATGCAAAGCAAAATTACCAAAAACTGTTAAATTTAAAAACATTAGGGTTTTGTCATAAAATTGGAGTTTCAGTCTACAACCCGGAGCAGCTACTGACAATTTTAGAAAATTTCAACGTAGATTTAGTGCAAGTCCCATGTAATATTCTCGATCAACGTTTTCTTGCCACCCCCATTCAACAAAAACTTGAAAAATACAACATTGAAGTACACGCCCGTTCACTTTTTCTACAAGGCTTACTTTTAATGAATAGAGAGTCTTTACCCCTCTATTTCCATCAGTTTCAGTATGAATTAGAACGTTTCTACCTGTATTGTCAGCAACATCAATATAGCCCCATAGAGGCTTGCTTAAGTTTTGCTATGATGCAAAAAGCTATTGATTACTGGGTTGTCGGAATCACTGAGCTTAATCAACTAAAAGAAATAACCAAAACAATTAAAGAGTTAAAAAGCTCCCCTTTAAGCGAAAATAGCAACAAACAACTTGCATCAATTGCCACGAACCAACTAAATTTAATTAACCCTAGCTATTGGTCAACCAGTTAAAATGAGTATCAATATTATTTTACAAGCACGTATGAGCTCGACGCGCTTACCAGGCAAAGTGCTTAAACCAATTTTAGGTGTTCCGATGCTTGCTCACCAGCTTGCACGATTAAAACAACTAAAAACGATTAACGACATTATAGTCGCAACCAGTATAGAACCAGATGATGATGCTATTGAGCAACTTTGTCTTGATTTAAAAATTAACTGTTTTCGGGGAAGCTTAAGTAACGTACTCGAACGTTACTACCAAGCCCATTTGCAATTTCCAAGTGAGCATGTCATTCGAATTACAGGTGATTGCCCTGTTATTGATGTTAACATTATCAACAAAGTCATTAACTTACACATGTCGACTCATGCTGACTATACATCCAATTGCATACCAGCTACGTTACCCGATGGTTTGGATGTTGAAATTTTTACGGCCAAAGCGCTAAAAGTTGCGAGAAATAATGCCATTAGCCCGATAGAATTTGAACATGTGACAACCTATTTTAGAAACCACGCAGAACAATTTAATTACCAAAACTACACTCACCCTACAGATTACTCGCACCTGCGCTGGACAGTTGATGAGCCAGAAGACTTTGAGTTGATTCAACAATTTTTTCAATATTTATCCCCTAAAAAACCTTATTTTGACCTTAATGACATCCTCGCATTACTGACAGAACATCCTGAGCTCAATCAAATAAACAGTAAATTTAAACGCAATGAAGGTTTAAAAAAGTCACAATTAGCCGATAACTTAATATCGAAACAACAGAAGTAAAGCCATGGCAAACAGATATCAAAAATCTATAGACTTACTTAAACAAGCGGAAAAAACAATTCCTCTTGGCTCACAAACCTTTAGTAAAAGTAAATTTTCCTACCCAGAAGGCGCATCCCCACTATTTATCGAGCGAGCTAACGGCTGTCATGCTTGGGACGTTGACGGTAACCTTTATATTGATTTTGTTAGTGGCTTACTCTCCGTTTCTTTAGGTTTTTGCGATCCTGATATTGATGCCGCTGTTATCAAACAAATAAAATCAGGCGTCACTTTTTCGTTACCCCATAAACTAGAAATGGAGCTAGCTGAATTAATTGTAGAACTAGTCCCTTGTGCTGAAATGGTACGTTTTGGCAAAAATGGCAGTGATGCAACATCTGCTGCGATTCGCCTTGCAAGAGCCTATACAGGCCGCGAACATGTCGCTGTTTGTGGTTACCACGGCTGGCAAGATTGGTATATAGGTTCAACCACTAGAGATTTAGGCGTGCCAGAAGCGACCAAAGCACTTACGCATAAATTTGAATTTAATAATATCGCTTCATTAGAAAAGCTATTTTCCAAGCAATCAGAACAACTTGCTGCTGTTATCATGGAGCCGATGAATATCGCCTATCCTGAAGATAATTTTTTAGCAAAGGTCAAAGAGTTGTGCCATCAGCATGGTACTTTACTTATTTTTGATGAAACCATAACAGGCTTTCGTTTTGCTTTAGGTGGTGCACAAGCCCTATTTAATGTGACACCAGACCTTGCAACTTTAGGTAAAGGTATGGCAAACGGCTACCCACTGTCCGTAGTTACTGGCCGCAAAGATATCATGGCTTTTATGGAAGATATTTTTTTCTCAGGTACTTTTGCTGGAGAAACGCTTTCACTTGCTGCAGCTAAAACCACTATAGATAAAATGAGAACAAACAACGTCTTAACACATATCCATCAGTTGGGAGAGTATTTAAAAAGTCAACTTTGTAAACTTATCGATGAACTCAATGCGAATGAATGGCTATCGGTTACTGGTCACCCAGCTTGGTCTTTCTTACATATTACCGATTATGGTAACTACTCTGCGCTACAGTTAAAATCACTATTGTTACAAGAAATGGCTGCACGAGGCATTTTGCTCGGAGGTGGTCATAACCTTAATTTTGCTCATCAGAAAGAAGACATTGATGCGCTACTTAACGCTTATCAAGAAGTACTTTCATTGATTAAAAGCACGGTTAAACATGAAAACTTTGAGCACGTTTTTCATGGTAAGCTACTTGAGCCTGTGTTTAAGGTTAGGTAATAATGAAAATAGCTTTTCGTGTTGATGCATCAAATGTTATAGGTATAGGCCATGTTATGCGTTGCTTAACGTTGGCCAAAGCATTAACAGAACGTGGCGCTGAAATTTGCTTTATCTCTAGAATCCTTACAGGTCATATCTTCGCTGATATAATCGCTGCTGGTTATCAAGTATATCCTTTACCAAAGCCGAGAAAAAAAATAATTAAGTCAGATACATCTACTTGGTTAGGAGAGTCATTCGACACGGAAATAGAACAAATTAGTCCTTACTTTACTACTTCTTCAATAAAAAGTAACAAAGTTGATTTATTGATTGTTGATCACTACGCAATTGATAAGTATTGGCACCAAGCAATGCGGCCTTACTGTCAAAAGCTAATGGTCATTGATGACCTCGCAAACCGTGAATACGATTGTGATATATTGTTAGATCAAACATTAAACCGACAAGCGACTAGTTATAAAAATCTAGTGCCAAATCATTGCCTATTGATGTTAGGGCAAGCGTATATGTTACTTAGAGAAGAGTTTTCTCTGTGGCGAGAGCAAGCTCAAATAAAAAGAAAAAAGGCAAATCTAACAACCTCCAGCATTTTACTTATGCTAGGTGGTAGTGATCCATTAAAAATGGTGACTGAGACATTATCAGCTTTTGGACGATTACAAAAAGAAGGAAAAAATTCCAGCTTAACCATCATATTACCAAGTAATATTCAATTTTCTGATCGTGTTCATGAAAAAATTAAGGGTATAACTAATATCCAATTGATTATTGGATCTGACAACGTTGCTGAACTTATGTATCAAGCAGACATAGCTATTGGTAGTTGTGGTTCAGTTTCTTGGGAGCGTTGTAGTCTTGGTTTACCAACTCTTTCAATAGTCACGGCTGAAAATCAAATAACATTAAACCAAGAATTAAATAAGCAAAATGCTGTTTTAACAACGGGGTTAATTGATGAAATAAATGCTACACGTATTTATCAAAATTTAATGGTACTACTCAATGATAATACTCTGTATCAACAATTAAGTAGAAACGCTTTCACTTGCTGTGATGCTAATGGTTCAAGGCGAGTTACGCCAATACTCATTGGGTTAAATCAAGAACTAACGTTAAGACCTGCAACGGCACTTGATAAAGAACTACTATTCTCTTGGCAACGTCAAGAAAGTATTCGTCAATATTCAAATACCCCAAAGCCACCAAGTTGGCATGAGCATTCCTTATGGTTTGATAAATGTATACTCGATAAAAATAAAGAGCTATTTATATTAACACTAGCCAACCAGCAAGCTGTTGGCATGATACGTTTAGATAAATCTACACCAATTGAGGTAAAGTCAACTAAACCTACTCATACGATTTCAATTATTATCGATCCACAATTCCAAGGAAAAAAACTTGGGCTTTTAGCACTAAAAACGTTAATAAAGCAAAAACCCAATAGCTATTTTTTAGCGCAGGTGCACCCAGAAAATGTGCCATCCAATAAATTATTTTTATTGGCTGGCTTTACAAAAATATCAACAGATATGTACCAACATTCAACGTAAAGTGGATGCTATATTATATATGCTTAAACATTCAGAATTGAGACAAGAACTATCTATGGAAATAGAAATAGATGGCCGAAAAATAGGCCCTAATTATCCACCTTATATCATTGCAGAATTGTCGGCTAATCATAACGGTGATATTAAAAAAGCACTTAAAGCTATCGAAGTTGCAGCTCAAACAGGTGTTGATGCAATAAAAATCCAAAGCTATACAGCAGATACTATGACCATTAAAAGCGATCAGCCCGACTTTCAAATAACTGGTGGCTTATGGGATGGCTATTCTCTATATGACCTATATAAATGGGCGGAGACTCCTTATGAGTGGCATAAAGCAATTTTTGAAAAAGCAAAACAAGTTGGCATAACATTATTTTCGACGCCTTTTGATGAAACTGCTGTTGATTTGCTCGAAGAGTTAAATGCACCAGCATATAAAATAGCCTCTTTTGAAATTACAGATTTACCATTGATTGAAAAAGTAGCCCAAACAGGCAAGCCAATAATTATGTCAACAGGGATGGCAAACATAGAAGAAATTGATGAAGCAATTGCAACTGCAAAAAGCAATGGTTGTCAACAACTTGTCGTTCTTCATTGCATTAGCGGGTATCCAACGCCATATGAACAAGCTAATTTAGCCACAATTCCAGATCTTGCTAAACGCTTTGACATATTGGTTGGACTCTCAGATCATACCGTAGAAACAACAGTATCGGTGACCTCGATTGCTTTAGGCGCGTGTGTAATTGAAAAACATTTTACACTTAATAAAAACGAGCCCAGTCCAGACGTAGAATTCTCTTTAGATCCCATAGAATTTAAACAGCTAGTAAAAGAAACTAAAATTGCTTATGCCGCTATAGGCCATGCAGGCTATGAATGTAAAACTGCGGAGCTTGATAACCGAAAATTTCGTCGTTCCTTGTATTTTGTACAACCTATTAGAAAAGGCGAAACAATTACAAGTAAACATGTTAAACGTATTCGTCCTGGTTTTGGTTTAGCACCTAAACATTTAAAAAGTATTCTAGGTAAAACTGTAAACTGTAATATCTCAGCCGGCACAGCTGTTAATTGGAAGCTAATTAATCATGACATCTAATATCTACTTGATAAACTGTAGCAAAAGACCTTCTTTTGGCTTTGAAGTCACTTTGTATTTCATTAAAATAAACTCCCTAAAACGATAACAAGCTGGCATATATTTAGCTTAAATAATGTGAGGAAGTATGTTATTGACGCGAATTAAACTATGATAAAAATTATCGACAAACAGATCTCAGAGATTTATCTACAAGAGATTACATTAGATGATATTTCTTCAACTTACGTAGATTGGTTGAACGACTCGTCAATAAACCAATTTCTTGAAACTCGATTTCAAAAACAAGATATCACTTCGATAACCCAGTTTGTAACAAACATTATAAATTCAGACAAAGAGTTTTTATTTACCATTAGACTCAAAAAAACAGGCCATCATATCGGTAATATTAAAATAGGCCCTATTTATTTTCACCATGGGATAGGAGATGTAAGCTTATTCATTGGCGATAAAAACTTCTGGGGTTTGGGCTTCGCTAATAAAGCAATTAAGCTCATTAGCCAATACGCTTTTGAACAATTAAAGCTAAGAAAACTTATGGCCTATTCATATAAATCAAATATTGCAAGTATAAAAGCATTTTTGAAAGCTGGCTATCTCCAAGAAGGAGTCAGGAAGCTACATTATATCGATAATAATGGTATCCCAAATGACCTTATAGAATTATGCTACTTTAATTCTCAATATGATAAGAGTTACCTTAATGATTTGTTTATAGAAAAAACTAGTGACAAAGATAATTAGCTAAATTTTCACCTAGCCTGAGGCAGCGATAAAAATGAGCAGTACAGAAAATAAATTAAACAAGCCAGACATTCTAGATTGCACACTTAGAGATGGAAGTTATGAAATTGACTT of Thalassotalea insulae contains these proteins:
- a CDS encoding sensor histidine kinase, encoding MVVAYSNQSTESSKSAGENSHLFRQATFEFIEQSYRDNRLVLEQESYQGELALLRQQSNQLEKLIDVMPTGMIMLDGDGVVVKINKIASQLLNEPILGQPWYDVIRRSFKPRADDWHEVSLNDGRRVKLEISALVDQPGQLIMITDLTETRLLQDKLSQLQRLSSLGQMVSKLAHQIRTPLSAAMLYGANLKSKKLQSQERDNFQEKLMSRLHDLEQQVNDMLLFAKSGKQQVVSPLSVNEIVQSSTDGLEALAAQADAKINIQTCPDDCHVLGNQNALTGAIQNLIHNSLQVIKTGAVIDISAYCRDNFAYVSVKDNGPGISNELAAKIFEPFYTSRVQGTGLGLAVVKSVAQAHQGDVYLLSKAHEGAHFCIKLPLLMSEKPSTEVKPSQEHTDESK
- a CDS encoding sigma-54 dependent transcriptional regulator; amino-acid sequence: MHGQKHILVVDNDVARRQQMETVLSFIGEHFYTCAEDEIDETFQKYSNTLTVIICGQLSEHLVRLVKANPACPFILHDVFDKNAVEDYINVIGEISTPLNYAQLTEIVHHCHQYHNKLPHKKGGHASNKVLFRSLVGSSEPMQHVRFLIEQVASTNANVLILGESGTGKEVVARNIHNLSNRSKAPFVPVNCGAIPPDLLESELFGHEKGAFTGAISTRKGRFELAEGGTLFLDEIGDMPQPMQVKLLRVLQERTFERIGGAKSIKADVRVIAATHQNLEEMIKEGGFREDLYYRLNVFPIETPALRERKDDIPLLLQELISRFEHDQGHSVRFTEQAIASLQEHPWSGNVRELSNLIERMIIMYGEQVVNVSELPRKYRHIDVEEYTPEYPEELQEREAINELFAGFDYDYEEDDSFADDKNSEEQQANQVDKLPEQGLNLKEYLADLEVSLITQALEKNDWVVARSAELLGMRRTTLVEKMRKYNMQKSD
- the pseB gene encoding UDP-N-acetylglucosamine 4,6-dehydratase (inverting), coding for MFDNKSILITGGTGSFGKKYVETLLNTCSPRKIIIYSRDELKQFEMQQVYNAPCMRYFIGDVRDKERLNRAMRGVDFIIHAAAMKQVPAAEYNPMECVKTNINGAENVIDAALNNNVEKVIALSTDKAANPVNLYGATKLASDKIFVAANNISGGHRTKFSVVRYGNVVGSRGSVLPFFEKLITENTDHLPITHQEMTRFWISLQQGVDFVLKNFERMFGGEIFVPKIPSINIVDLAKAIAPNLPHKIIGIRPGEKLHEVMCPADDSYHTYEYEDHFVIAPTIIFSSRSNDFTVNAINEKGKPVVHGFEYNSKSNNHYLSIDEIKAFNQEACL
- the pseC gene encoding UDP-4-amino-4,6-dideoxy-N-acetyl-beta-L-altrosamine transaminase, with translation MNKVIPYGRQNISSDDIEAVIEVLHSDYLTQGPLVPKFEQKVAQYCQASMAVAVNSATSALHIACLALGVKAEDNVWTSPISFVASANCALYCGANIDFVDIDVNTGNMSITALAKKLAIAKLNNCLPKVVIPVHLAGQSCDMQAIAELAKQYDFAIIEDASHAIGAKYQNLPVGNCLYSDICVFSFHPVKIVTSAEGGMALTNQPKLAKHLRQYRSHGIVTEPSLFTEPSHGPWYYQQQTLGFNYRMTELQAALGISQLNRLDDFVAKRNELAKTYDQAFSKTVLDSLYQNIETYSSYHLYVIQLPYNCANIHKKIFTSLREKGIFSQVHYIPIHMQPYYQQLGFSFGDFPNAEQYYLNSISIPLYPDLTSQEQQYVIDTLLALLEN
- a CDS encoding aldo/keto reductase is translated as MQLALGTAQFGLDYGISNQQGKVEQSAVKAILAYALQQGIHTLDTAIAYGNSEHVLGKNIQHPEYFNIISKLSVTDLTDKELTDQVKQSCQRLNSPSLYGLLLHNADELTGKDAKQNYQKLLNLKTLGFCHKIGVSVYNPEQLLTILENFNVDLVQVPCNILDQRFLATPIQQKLEKYNIEVHARSLFLQGLLLMNRESLPLYFHQFQYELERFYLYCQQHQYSPIEACLSFAMMQKAIDYWVVGITELNQLKEITKTIKELKSSPLSENSNKQLASIATNQLNLINPSYWSTS
- a CDS encoding glycosyltransferase family protein, which gives rise to MSINIILQARMSSTRLPGKVLKPILGVPMLAHQLARLKQLKTINDIIVATSIEPDDDAIEQLCLDLKINCFRGSLSNVLERYYQAHLQFPSEHVIRITGDCPVIDVNIINKVINLHMSTHADYTSNCIPATLPDGLDVEIFTAKALKVARNNAISPIEFEHVTTYFRNHAEQFNYQNYTHPTDYSHLRWTVDEPEDFELIQQFFQYLSPKKPYFDLNDILALLTEHPELNQINSKFKRNEGLKKSQLADNLISKQQK
- a CDS encoding aspartate aminotransferase family protein gives rise to the protein MANRYQKSIDLLKQAEKTIPLGSQTFSKSKFSYPEGASPLFIERANGCHAWDVDGNLYIDFVSGLLSVSLGFCDPDIDAAVIKQIKSGVTFSLPHKLEMELAELIVELVPCAEMVRFGKNGSDATSAAIRLARAYTGREHVAVCGYHGWQDWYIGSTTRDLGVPEATKALTHKFEFNNIASLEKLFSKQSEQLAAVIMEPMNIAYPEDNFLAKVKELCHQHGTLLIFDETITGFRFALGGAQALFNVTPDLATLGKGMANGYPLSVVTGRKDIMAFMEDIFFSGTFAGETLSLAAAKTTIDKMRTNNVLTHIHQLGEYLKSQLCKLIDELNANEWLSVTGHPAWSFLHITDYGNYSALQLKSLLLQEMAARGILLGGGHNLNFAHQKEDIDALLNAYQEVLSLIKSTVKHENFEHVFHGKLLEPVFKVR
- the pseG gene encoding UDP-2,4-diacetamido-2,4,6-trideoxy-beta-L-altropyranose hydrolase, whose translation is MKIAFRVDASNVIGIGHVMRCLTLAKALTERGAEICFISRILTGHIFADIIAAGYQVYPLPKPRKKIIKSDTSTWLGESFDTEIEQISPYFTTSSIKSNKVDLLIVDHYAIDKYWHQAMRPYCQKLMVIDDLANREYDCDILLDQTLNRQATSYKNLVPNHCLLMLGQAYMLLREEFSLWREQAQIKRKKANLTTSSILLMLGGSDPLKMVTETLSAFGRLQKEGKNSSLTIILPSNIQFSDRVHEKIKGITNIQLIIGSDNVAELMYQADIAIGSCGSVSWERCSLGLPTLSIVTAENQITLNQELNKQNAVLTTGLIDEINATRIYQNLMVLLNDNTLYQQLSRNAFTCCDANGSRRVTPILIGLNQELTLRPATALDKELLFSWQRQESIRQYSNTPKPPSWHEHSLWFDKCILDKNKELFILTLANQQAVGMIRLDKSTPIEVKSTKPTHTISIIIDPQFQGKKLGLLALKTLIKQKPNSYFLAQVHPENVPSNKLFLLAGFTKISTDMYQHST